Proteins encoded together in one Pantoea sp. CCBC3-3-1 window:
- a CDS encoding VirK/YbjX family protein produces the protein MSDTALTPRQETGLTLFLSLVTGKLKPGKLWYEREYRIKYLMRSLLCPVQTMKLAESITAEPVMREILSVQHTLPSKIHRPYLYGSLPVAQRVKAITDHYQFAKNLPFPRFRQALLTQQGAVLLSFSGKHGEPFSITLACTGRCEREGEVNIYFSWGETKLAIVTFSITEQNGNLVAIIGGIQGAHRDTPHELIRDATKACYGLFPKRLLMETLALFCTATGVKQILAVSDSGHIFRSLRYRYKKQRLFHAHYNEFWETLNATPLSDKLYNVPLSLERKPLEEIASKKRSEYRKRYELLDSLQHQFAQHSV, from the coding sequence ATGTCTGATACTGCACTCACCCCTCGTCAGGAGACGGGCCTGACTTTATTTCTGTCGCTGGTGACCGGTAAACTCAAGCCAGGCAAACTCTGGTATGAACGCGAGTACCGGATTAAGTATCTGATGCGTTCTCTGCTCTGTCCGGTTCAGACCATGAAGCTGGCAGAGAGCATTACGGCTGAACCTGTCATGCGTGAAATTCTTAGCGTACAGCACACGTTGCCGAGTAAAATTCATCGTCCTTATCTCTATGGCAGCCTTCCCGTCGCTCAACGTGTGAAGGCGATAACCGATCACTATCAGTTCGCCAAAAACCTGCCTTTTCCCCGCTTTCGTCAGGCGCTTCTGACACAGCAGGGGGCGGTCTTACTCAGCTTTAGCGGTAAGCATGGCGAGCCGTTTTCTATTACCCTGGCCTGTACCGGACGCTGTGAACGAGAAGGTGAGGTGAATATTTACTTTAGCTGGGGCGAGACCAAACTGGCGATAGTGACTTTTTCCATTACCGAGCAAAACGGTAATCTGGTGGCGATAATCGGCGGCATCCAGGGCGCTCATCGCGATACGCCGCATGAGCTGATCCGCGACGCGACCAAAGCCTGTTACGGCCTGTTCCCAAAACGTCTGCTGATGGAAACGCTGGCTTTATTCTGCACTGCAACAGGCGTGAAACAGATCCTGGCGGTCAGCGACAGCGGCCATATTTTCCGCAGCCTGCGCTATCGCTATAAAAAGCAACGTCTCTTCCATGCTCATTATAATGAGTTTTGGGAAACGCTGAACGCCACGCCGTTATCCGATAAGCTGTATAACGTGCCGCTTTCGCTTGAGCGTAAACCGCTTGAGGAGATCGCCAGTAAAAAGCGTTCAGAATACAGGAAGCGCTATGAACTGCTGGATTCACTGCAACACCAGTTTGCGCAGCACAGCGTTTAA
- a CDS encoding helix-turn-helix transcriptional regulator: MSQTQLSGPKALGAFLRSQRENTSPDQLGLPVAARRRTRGLRREEVALLSGISTTWYTWIEQGREIVVSAHTLANIAATLQMKPVERDYLFRLARQNDPQEAPVPRVDPAVLAAVNQLAEPCYLLDLTWNMLAWNSRTETLFQGWLDNDAQPNMMKFMFLHPLARTLVIDWEARCRRIVAELRADTMHFPNDQNLNAFVNEMSQQSEQFQALWSLQQVISREGGERFFQHAQSGKLHYRHVSWQLTSNRALKMIMLIPSADEDVTSS, translated from the coding sequence ATGAGTCAGACCCAGCTTTCCGGCCCTAAAGCGCTGGGCGCATTTTTACGCAGCCAGCGGGAGAACACCTCACCAGACCAGCTTGGTCTGCCGGTCGCTGCCCGCAGAAGAACGCGCGGGTTGCGTCGCGAAGAAGTGGCGTTGCTAAGTGGGATCAGCACCACCTGGTACACCTGGATAGAGCAGGGCAGAGAAATTGTGGTATCGGCACATACGCTGGCGAACATCGCGGCTACGCTGCAAATGAAGCCCGTCGAGCGGGATTATCTTTTCCGACTGGCCCGGCAAAATGACCCGCAGGAAGCGCCGGTTCCACGGGTGGATCCGGCCGTGCTGGCAGCGGTTAATCAGCTGGCTGAGCCTTGCTATTTGCTGGATTTAACGTGGAATATGCTGGCGTGGAACTCACGCACGGAGACGCTGTTTCAGGGCTGGCTGGACAATGATGCGCAGCCAAACATGATGAAGTTTATGTTTCTGCATCCTCTGGCGCGCACGCTGGTTATCGACTGGGAAGCGCGATGCCGACGGATTGTCGCAGAGCTGCGGGCGGATACGATGCATTTCCCCAACGATCAAAACCTGAATGCTTTCGTCAATGAAATGAGCCAGCAGAGCGAGCAGTTTCAGGCGCTGTGGTCACTACAGCAGGTGATTAGCCGTGAAGGCGGCGAGCGGTTTTTCCAGCATGCTCAGTCAGGTAAGCTGCATTATCGTCATGTCAGCTGGCAGCTCACCAGCAATCGTGCGCTGAAGATGATTATGCTGATCCCCTCCGCGGATGAAGACGTCACTTCTTCATGA
- a CDS encoding DUF3828 domain-containing protein, which yields MKKWLLALGMALLAWNAGAAEQDNDPQTIGKNFYSWYLNALSKEESPIDEHDPLLNKYVTSQLLQKINVLIKSPDGMDDDYFLQDQDYSDSWVDHVSVGRFTINGESASGDVMLGDDPDDRQLLLVTMHKVGNGWKIDDVAKEDR from the coding sequence ATGAAAAAATGGTTACTGGCGCTGGGCATGGCGCTATTGGCCTGGAACGCTGGCGCGGCGGAACAGGATAACGATCCTCAGACGATCGGCAAAAACTTTTACAGCTGGTATCTGAACGCGCTAAGTAAGGAAGAAAGTCCGATAGACGAGCACGATCCACTGCTCAACAAGTACGTCACGTCGCAGCTGCTGCAAAAAATCAACGTATTGATCAAAAGCCCCGACGGCATGGATGATGATTACTTTTTACAGGACCAGGACTACAGCGACAGCTGGGTAGATCATGTTAGCGTTGGCCGCTTTACCATTAATGGTGAAAGTGCCTCAGGCGACGTGATGCTGGGTGACGATCCTGACGATCGGCAGCTGTTGTTAGTCACTATGCATAAGGTCGGGAATGGCTGGAAGATTGACGACGTGGCTAAAGAAGATCGTTGA
- a CDS encoding siderophore-interacting protein encodes MSQKAQNSDPRLPRRVRNELRFRQISVASKTRVANCFWRIAFTGSDLDGFNSPSFDDHIKLFFPDEATHELPLPQMTDEGVVWPGNIRPTARDYTPLAFDGKENLTMDFYIHEGGVASSWADRAQPGDRLVIGGPRGSQIIPEDYAFQIYLCDESGLPALKRRLPAIQAEALHVLVYADEATGRDYLGDTRQLNIHWLGNGKMDLATSGDMIGTLDKISLPDEDYFIWLTGEGETVKMLGDYFIQRRGCDARFVHAKAYWHRKPAKE; translated from the coding sequence ATGAGTCAAAAAGCACAAAATTCCGATCCCCGCCTGCCGCGCAGAGTCCGTAACGAGCTGCGTTTCCGTCAGATCTCCGTTGCCAGTAAAACCCGTGTCGCTAACTGCTTCTGGCGCATTGCTTTTACCGGCAGCGATCTGGACGGTTTCAATTCGCCCAGCTTCGACGATCACATCAAACTGTTTTTCCCTGATGAAGCCACCCACGAGCTGCCGCTGCCACAAATGACCGATGAAGGCGTTGTCTGGCCAGGCAATATTCGCCCGACAGCGCGTGACTACACGCCACTGGCGTTCGATGGTAAAGAAAACCTGACCATGGACTTTTATATCCATGAGGGCGGCGTGGCCAGCAGTTGGGCCGATCGGGCGCAGCCAGGCGATCGTTTAGTGATTGGCGGGCCACGCGGCTCACAGATTATCCCGGAGGATTACGCCTTTCAGATCTATTTGTGTGATGAAAGCGGGCTCCCCGCCCTGAAGCGCCGTCTGCCCGCAATTCAGGCAGAAGCGCTGCACGTGCTGGTCTATGCCGATGAAGCCACGGGGCGTGATTATTTAGGCGACACCCGGCAGCTCAATATCCACTGGCTGGGCAATGGCAAAATGGATCTTGCCACCTCAGGCGACATGATTGGCACACTGGATAAGATTTCTCTGCCTGACGAAGACTATTTTATCTGGCTGACCGGCGAAGGCGAAACGGTGAAAATGCTGGGCGACTATTTTATCCAGCGCCGCGGCTGCGATGCCCGTTTTGTTCATGCTAAAGCCTACTGGCATCGTAAGCCTGCTAAAGAGTGA
- a CDS encoding alpha/beta fold hydrolase, with the protein MAGLVLLPGVMCDAGLWVEMSEQLAEWGPVIYGDLSQAGTLEEMAAQVLTQCPPQFTLAGFSMGGFVAREMIRQAPERVQRLILIATSSQQDSAQTQSFKTATAKALQASKGEFHGLGQKAIALSLSQKHADNPQLQAQIHQMSLRMGKEAWCRQLLMTRSSDTDQLSQIACPTLVVAAEDDRMRTLQESRTLYEHIPHAQLEIIADSGHMVPLEQPQALAEVMLRWLRATPV; encoded by the coding sequence ATGGCAGGGCTGGTTTTACTGCCGGGCGTCATGTGTGACGCCGGGCTGTGGGTTGAGATGAGTGAGCAACTGGCGGAATGGGGGCCGGTAATTTACGGCGATCTTTCGCAGGCGGGCACGCTGGAGGAGATGGCCGCGCAGGTGCTGACACAGTGTCCGCCGCAGTTTACGCTGGCAGGCTTTTCCATGGGCGGTTTTGTCGCGCGCGAAATGATTCGGCAGGCGCCTGAACGCGTGCAGCGGCTGATCCTGATCGCCACTTCCAGCCAGCAGGACAGTGCGCAAACGCAATCTTTCAAAACGGCGACCGCAAAAGCGTTGCAGGCCTCTAAAGGCGAATTTCACGGGCTGGGCCAGAAGGCTATTGCGCTGTCGCTAAGCCAGAAGCATGCCGACAATCCGCAGCTGCAAGCTCAGATCCACCAGATGAGCCTGAGGATGGGGAAAGAGGCCTGGTGCCGCCAGTTGCTGATGACGCGCAGCAGCGATACCGACCAGCTGAGCCAGATAGCCTGCCCCACGCTGGTGGTTGCCGCAGAAGACGATCGGATGCGTACGTTGCAGGAATCGCGCACGTTATATGAACATATTCCTCATGCGCAGCTGGAAATCATCGCCGATTCTGGACATATGGTACCGCTGGAGCAACCACAGGCGCTGGCAGAAGTGATGCTCCGCTGGCTGCGTGCCACCCCAGTATAA
- a CDS encoding AraC family transcriptional regulator has translation MQGVPAQFSYEKDRARFRHLPDLPGVELYHAHISRHAFEPHTHEAFGIGMIETGAERFRYRGAQHVAPAQSLVLMNPDELHTGESASEDGWQYRMIYLDPTLLESLTGERGWWFSEAVRFDPPRAVQLANLLAQLWQMQAPLARDSLMLSLTDLLRPHARMAMKAPAEGGHRFDMVKHYLRDNLAATITLDELAALVSLSPYHFQRQFKAHYHVTPHQMLMAFRLWRAKQLLTSGMPAASVAAEAGLTDQAHLTRSFAARYGTTPVRYQKQVAESRKAQSPTIFLPGHHG, from the coding sequence TTGCAGGGAGTTCCGGCTCAGTTCAGCTATGAAAAAGACCGCGCCCGGTTCAGGCATCTGCCTGACTTGCCTGGCGTGGAACTTTATCATGCCCATATTTCCCGCCACGCTTTTGAGCCTCATACGCATGAAGCCTTTGGTATCGGCATGATTGAAACGGGAGCCGAGCGTTTTCGCTATCGGGGAGCACAGCACGTAGCCCCTGCGCAGTCGTTGGTATTGATGAACCCTGATGAGCTGCATACGGGAGAGTCTGCCAGCGAGGACGGCTGGCAATATCGCATGATTTATCTCGACCCGACGCTGCTTGAATCGCTAACGGGTGAGCGCGGCTGGTGGTTTAGCGAGGCGGTTCGTTTTGATCCGCCGCGTGCCGTGCAGCTTGCTAACCTGCTGGCTCAACTTTGGCAAATGCAGGCGCCGCTGGCGCGAGATAGCCTGATGCTGTCGTTGACAGATTTGCTCCGGCCACATGCGCGAATGGCGATGAAGGCACCTGCTGAAGGCGGCCATCGTTTTGATATGGTTAAACACTATCTGCGTGACAACCTTGCAGCAACGATCACCCTGGACGAGCTGGCCGCGCTGGTCTCACTCAGTCCTTATCATTTCCAGCGCCAGTTCAAAGCGCATTATCATGTGACGCCCCACCAAATGCTGATGGCTTTCCGTCTCTGGCGCGCCAAACAGCTGTTAACGTCAGGCATGCCTGCCGCCAGCGTTGCCGCAGAAGCGGGGCTGACCGATCAGGCGCATCTTACCCGCAGCTTTGCCGCCCGTTATGGCACCACGCCGGTGCGGTATCAGAAGCAAGTGGCTGAAAGCCGCAAAGCGCAATCTCCTACAATCTTTCTGCCCGGACACCACGGATAA
- a CDS encoding class I SAM-dependent methyltransferase produces the protein MKNSHEDLVEKQFGDRAGAYLQSHVHAQGADLVRLSEWLYDSKDATVLDIGCGAGHVSFTVAGQVAEVTAYDLSEKMLKVVGETAQARGLHNVMTRQGPAENLPFEAGRFDVAISRYSAHHWHDVGLALREIKRVLKPGGKFILMDIAAPGHPVLDIWLQTVEMLRDPSHVKNYSQGEWLRMVNESGMMVKTLVADRLDLDFTAWVERMKTPDALARAIRLLQQQVSDKVRAHYTMQDDGSFSTDTIMFMAQ, from the coding sequence ATGAAAAACAGCCATGAAGATTTGGTCGAAAAACAGTTTGGCGATCGGGCAGGCGCTTACCTGCAAAGCCACGTTCATGCACAGGGCGCTGATTTAGTCCGGCTGAGCGAATGGCTGTACGACAGCAAGGATGCGACGGTGCTGGACATCGGCTGCGGCGCGGGTCATGTAAGTTTTACCGTTGCCGGGCAGGTGGCTGAGGTTACCGCCTACGATCTCTCGGAAAAGATGCTGAAGGTTGTTGGTGAAACGGCGCAGGCCCGTGGGCTGCACAACGTGATGACTCGCCAGGGACCGGCTGAAAACCTGCCCTTTGAGGCAGGTCGTTTTGATGTGGCGATCAGCCGTTATTCCGCGCATCACTGGCATGATGTCGGCCTGGCTTTACGCGAAATCAAACGCGTACTGAAGCCCGGCGGCAAATTTATCCTGATGGATATCGCTGCTCCCGGCCATCCCGTACTGGACATCTGGTTGCAGACCGTGGAAATGCTGCGCGATCCTTCGCACGTGAAAAATTACTCTCAGGGCGAGTGGCTGAGGATGGTGAATGAGAGCGGCATGATGGTAAAAACCCTGGTCGCCGATCGCCTGGATCTCGACTTCACCGCCTGGGTTGAGCGGATGAAAACGCCAGACGCACTGGCCAGGGCAATTCGTCTGCTGCAACAACAGGTATCCGATAAGGTCAGAGCACACTATACGATGCAGGATGACGGCTCGTTTAGCACCGATACCATCATGTTTATGGCGCAATAG